CCTATTCGCTGTTTGTAGTAGGGTTAACCAGCTCGGCAGGCGCGATAAGCCATTACCGAAAAGGTAATGTTAATTTTAAAATAGCTTTTGTATTTGGTATCCCATCATTAATAGCTGTATTCATCATGCGTAAATGGGTGATGCCCGTCCTACCGCATCATTTGCTCAATATGGGGTCGTTTGAATTGACCAAACCGGTGTTGTTAATGCTTGTTTTCGCGGTATTAATGTTGGCCGCTTCTATTTCTATGATCAGGAAGAAAAAAGAAATTTTAGTTTCCGACCCGCTGTTGAGCTATACTAAATTAGTGATCCAAAGTATTTTAGTGGGCATCATCACTGGTTTTGTTGGCGTAGGGGGTGGTTTTTTGATCATTCCCTCCTTAGTGCTATTCGCGGGTTTACCAATGAAAAAAGCGGTAGGCACATCCTTAATGGTAATGACCATCAGTTCATTGTTAGGCGTAATGGGTGACGTAAGCCGGCATGCCCCAATCGATTATAAATTCTTATTGCTGTTTTCAGCATTTGCCATAGCCGGAATTATAACGGGCAGCTATTTAACCAAATATATAAGCGAAACAAAACTAAAGCCTGCTTTTGGCTGGTTTGTGTTGTTAATGGGGATTTTTGTTTTGATCACAACTTTAATTAAATAACATGGAGCTAATTAAACAACCCTGGCCCTGGTATGTGGCTGGCCCCCTGATCGGGTTGATCGTACCGGCTTTACTTCTTTTAGGTAATAAAACCTTTGGTATTTCCGGAACGCTTAGACAGGTCTGCGCTGCCTGTATTCCCGCCAATATTTCATTCTTTAAGTATGACTGGAAAAAGGAAAGTTGGAATCTCTTTTTTGCTGCCGGAATAATTATAGGCGGCTTTATCGCTTCCTACCTGCTTTCCAACACCGGGCAGATAAATATCAATCCACATACGACAGCGTTGCTACAGCAGGAAGGTGTAAAAGATTTCAGCGGGTTATTGCCGCAGGATATATTCAGCTTTAGCCAGCTGTTCACCCTCCGTGGATTTATTTTTATTGTTGTGGGTGGTTTTCTGGTTGGTTTCGGAACCCGTTATGCGGGAGGTTGCACTTCAGGTCACGCCATCATGGGAATATCGAATTTGCAATGGCCATCTTTAGTAGCAACGGGTTGTTTTATGATCGGAGGATTTGTAATGACCTGGTTTGTTTTACCTTATTTATTACAGTTATGAAAAATATAAAATTCTTAGTGGTAGGGATGATCTTTGGTATTATCCTCGTCAAATCACAAGTGATCTCCTGGTTCCGGATACAGGAAATGTTCCGCTTGCAAGCCTTTCATATGTATGGGATTATCGGCAGTGCCATAGTTGTAGGCATCATTTCAATTCAGCTCATCAAACGGTTTCAGTTAACGACCGTACACGGAGAGCAAATTGTTATTCCTGACAAAACATTTCATTGGGGTAATGTCTACGGTGGATTGATTTTCGGTTTAGGCTGGGCAATAACCGGAGCTTGTCCGGGACCGCTTTTCGCCGAGATCGGCAGCGGCTTCTTCGTAATTATCGTTACGCTGTTAAGCGCGATTACGGGAACGTGGACTTATGGTTTATTAAGGGAGAAATTGCGTCATTAATATAACAGATAAAATGAAAATCGAACAATTTGAAGATAAAGGACTGTCTCACTATTCCTATGCTATTTTAAGTGAATGTGACCGGCAGATAATTCTAATAGATCCGTCACGGGATGTAAGCCATTATTTGGCTTATGCTGAAAATAATGAAGCGACGATCATCGGCGTAATCGAAACCCATCCGCATGCGGATTTTATAAGCGGGCATTTAGAATTGCATCAAACAGCTGGCGCGACTATTTTTTGTTCTGCATTAGTAGGCGCAGCTTATCCGCATCAAACTTTTGATGATGGGAATAGTGTCAGTTTTGGTAAGATAACATTAAAGGTGCTAAATACGCCCGGCCACTCTCCTGATAGTATCTCCATCGTATTAATGCACGATGGTAAAGATAAAGCGGTATTTACAGGTGATACTTTATTCATCGGCGATTGCGGCAGGCCGGACTTGCGTGAAAGTGCTGGTAACCTGCCCGCTAAACGGGAAGAATTAGCAGCTAAAATGTATCATTCACTCCGGGATAAGTTAATGGTGCTGGACAATGACGTAATTGTTTACCCTGCGCATGGAGCCGGAACACTTTGTGGTAAGGCATTAAGCGAAGCCAACAGTAGTACCATCGGCGCCGAAAAATTGAGTAACTGGTCGCTGCAGCCCATGAACGAAATCGAATTCACGAAGCTGCTTTTGCAGGATCAGCCCTTTGTTCCTAAATATTTCCCATTTGATGTAGAATTAAATAGACACGGCGCAGGAAACCTGGCGCAGGCAATTGAAAATGTTCCTGTTGGCCAGGCTGGTATACTAAACAGCAGTATTTATATCATTGACACAAGGGCTGAAAAAGAATTTAAAAAAGGGCATCTTCCGGGATCTATCAACCTGCAAAATGGCGGCAAGTTTGAAACCTGGCTGGGGAGCATTATTGCACCCGAGGAAGCCTTTTACCTGGTCGCGGAAAATGAGCAAATACTCGAAAGCCTGATCTTGCGCTGCGCGAAGATTGGCTATGAGCATTTTATTGAACGGGCATTTGTTTTTCAGGCAGGAACAGCAATAATGGATGCTATTAACATAGATAGGTTTTCAACGAATCAAACGGAATATACCATTGTTGACATCAGGAATAGTGGAGAAGTGATGGAACACCCGGTTTTTAAAAATGCCATTCCTATACCGCTTCCCGAATTAAGGGAAAGAGTTTCGGAAATACCCTTTAATAAACCCATAATTGTACATTGCGCTGGTGGCTATCGCAGCGCGGCTGGCAGCAGTATCATTAATAATGCTTTTGGCGATAAAACAAAAGTATATGACCTTGGTGAATCTATAAAAGCATTTTTATAAACATGAGTATATCATCCATTCGTAAAAGGCTGACCGTTGCAA
This region of Mucilaginibacter inviolabilis genomic DNA includes:
- a CDS encoding sulfite exporter TauE/SafE family protein, which translates into the protein MEIAGYAAAILIGLSLGLIGGGGSILTVPILVYFFLIDPVIATTYSLFVVGLTSSAGAISHYRKGNVNFKIAFVFGIPSLIAVFIMRKWVMPVLPHHLLNMGSFELTKPVLLMLVFAVLMLAASISMIRKKKEILVSDPLLSYTKLVIQSILVGIITGFVGVGGGFLIIPSLVLFAGLPMKKAVGTSLMVMTISSLLGVMGDVSRHAPIDYKFLLLFSAFAIAGIITGSYLTKYISETKLKPAFGWFVLLMGIFVLITTLIK
- a CDS encoding YeeE/YedE family protein yields the protein MELIKQPWPWYVAGPLIGLIVPALLLLGNKTFGISGTLRQVCAACIPANISFFKYDWKKESWNLFFAAGIIIGGFIASYLLSNTGQININPHTTALLQQEGVKDFSGLLPQDIFSFSQLFTLRGFIFIVVGGFLVGFGTRYAGGCTSGHAIMGISNLQWPSLVATGCFMIGGFVMTWFVLPYLLQL
- a CDS encoding DUF6691 family protein codes for the protein MKNIKFLVVGMIFGIILVKSQVISWFRIQEMFRLQAFHMYGIIGSAIVVGIISIQLIKRFQLTTVHGEQIVIPDKTFHWGNVYGGLIFGLGWAITGACPGPLFAEIGSGFFVIIVTLLSAITGTWTYGLLREKLRH
- a CDS encoding MBL fold metallo-hydrolase encodes the protein MKIEQFEDKGLSHYSYAILSECDRQIILIDPSRDVSHYLAYAENNEATIIGVIETHPHADFISGHLELHQTAGATIFCSALVGAAYPHQTFDDGNSVSFGKITLKVLNTPGHSPDSISIVLMHDGKDKAVFTGDTLFIGDCGRPDLRESAGNLPAKREELAAKMYHSLRDKLMVLDNDVIVYPAHGAGTLCGKALSEANSSTIGAEKLSNWSLQPMNEIEFTKLLLQDQPFVPKYFPFDVELNRHGAGNLAQAIENVPVGQAGILNSSIYIIDTRAEKEFKKGHLPGSINLQNGGKFETWLGSIIAPEEAFYLVAENEQILESLILRCAKIGYEHFIERAFVFQAGTAIMDAINIDRFSTNQTEYTIVDIRNSGEVMEHPVFKNAIPIPLPELRERVSEIPFNKPIIVHCAGGYRSAAGSSIINNAFGDKTKVYDLGESIKAFL